One genomic region from Clostridia bacterium encodes:
- the dnaK gene encoding molecular chaperone DnaK: MSKIIGIDLGTTNSCVAVMEGGEPTVIPNPEGNRTTPSVVGFTKEGERRVGQVAKRQAVANPLRTVTSIKRKMGTAETVTIDDKKYSPQEISAMILSKLKADAEAYLGQKVTQAVITVPAYFSDSQRQATKDAGRIAGLEVLRIINEPTAAALAYGLDKGENKNQKVLIYDLGGGTFDVSILEIGDGVFEVLATNGNTHLGGDDFDQCLIDYVVGEFKKESGVDLSGDKVALQRIKEAAEKAKIELSGVTKTSINLPYISANADGPLHIDMDITKAKFDSLTAHLVEATIVPTKKAMSDAGLTFNDISKVILVGGSTRIPAVVDAVRKVSGKEPYKGINPDECVAIGAAIQAGVLAGDVKDVLLLDVTPLSLGIETMGGVFTRLIDRNTTIPTSKTQVFSTAADNQPAVDIHVLQGEREFAKDNKTLGRFTLDGIPPAPRGVPQIEVTFDIDANGIVNVKARDKGTNKEQSVTITASTNLSESDIDKAVKEAEQYAEEDKKRRELVDLKNTSENTLYAAEKTVREGGEAISEEDKKTVEEAAKKAREKLDSSDIEEIKKAMDEFNNTVQPIFTKLYQQAQQAQGQQTSTDDNGDIGGDGTVE; encoded by the coding sequence ATGAGCAAAATTATCGGTATAGATTTAGGTACAACCAATAGTTGCGTCGCCGTTATGGAAGGCGGCGAACCCACCGTTATTCCCAATCCCGAAGGCAACCGCACCACCCCCAGCGTGGTCGGCTTCACCAAAGAGGGCGAGAGAAGAGTAGGCCAAGTGGCCAAACGTCAGGCGGTAGCCAACCCCCTGCGCACGGTCACCAGCATCAAGCGCAAGATGGGCACTGCCGAGACCGTCACCATCGACGACAAGAAGTACAGCCCCCAAGAGATCAGCGCCATGATCCTCAGCAAACTCAAAGCGGACGCAGAGGCCTACCTCGGGCAGAAAGTGACGCAAGCCGTCATCACCGTGCCCGCCTACTTCTCGGACAGCCAACGTCAAGCCACCAAGGACGCGGGCCGTATCGCGGGACTCGAAGTGCTGCGTATCATCAACGAGCCCACGGCCGCCGCATTGGCCTACGGCTTGGATAAAGGCGAAAACAAGAATCAAAAGGTATTGATCTACGACTTGGGCGGCGGTACGTTCGATGTGTCCATTCTGGAAATCGGCGACGGCGTCTTCGAAGTGTTGGCCACCAACGGCAACACGCACTTGGGCGGCGACGACTTCGACCAATGCCTTATCGACTACGTGGTCGGCGAATTCAAAAAGGAGTCGGGCGTAGACCTTTCGGGCGACAAAGTGGCCCTGCAACGTATCAAAGAGGCCGCCGAAAAGGCCAAGATCGAGTTGTCCGGCGTCACCAAGACCAGCATCAACCTGCCCTATATCAGCGCCAACGCCGACGGTCCTCTGCACATTGATATGGATATCACCAAGGCCAAATTCGACAGCCTGACCGCGCACTTGGTCGAAGCGACCATCGTGCCCACCAAGAAGGCGATGAGCGACGCGGGTCTCACCTTCAACGACATCAGCAAAGTTATCTTGGTCGGCGGCAGCACCCGTATCCCCGCCGTGGTGGACGCGGTGCGCAAAGTCAGCGGCAAAGAGCCCTACAAAGGCATCAACCCCGACGAGTGCGTCGCCATCGGCGCGGCCATTCAAGCGGGCGTGTTGGCGGGCGACGTCAAAGACGTCCTCTTGCTGGACGTCACGCCGTTGAGCCTCGGCATCGAGACCATGGGCGGTGTGTTCACGCGGCTTATCGACCGCAACACCACCATTCCCACCAGCAAAACGCAGGTGTTCTCCACCGCCGCGGACAATCAACCCGCCGTGGACATTCACGTCTTGCAGGGCGAGCGTGAGTTCGCCAAAGACAACAAGACCTTGGGCCGCTTCACCTTGGACGGCATTCCCCCCGCTCCCCGCGGCGTACCTCAGATCGAGGTGACCTTCGATATCGACGCCAACGGCATCGTCAACGTCAAAGCGCGCGATAAGGGCACCAACAAAGAGCAGTCGGTCACCATCACCGCCAGCACCAATCTCTCCGAAAGCGATATCGACAAGGCCGTCAAAGAGGCCGAGCAATACGCCGAAGAGGACAAGAAGCGCCGCGAATTGGTAGACCTCAAGAACACTTCCGAAAACACCTTGTACGCCGCCGAAAAGACGGTGCGAGAGGGTGGCGAAGCCATCAGCGAGGAAGACAAAAAGACCGTCGAAGAGGCCGCCAAGAAAGCGCGTGAGAAGCTGGACAGCAGCGATATCGAAGAGATTAAGAAGGCCATGGACGAGTTCAACAACACCGTACAGCCCATCTTCACCAAGTTGTACCAGCAAGCGCAGCAGGCGCAAGGTCAACAGACCTCGACCGATGACAACGGCGATATCGGCGGCGACGGCACCGTCGAATAA
- the grpE gene encoding nucleotide exchange factor GrpE, translating into MNDKQQDINQEEKAEQTVEQASDAGKETVEKPKAPKKNGPTEKQKLADEVKRLEKENKEQNEKYLRMLAEYDNYRKRSAADNERQKLVGITQTLTAVFPVIDSINRALEVLKEDDKAMAGIVQIKKQFDLAMQKIGVEQIPALGEAFDPEVHNAVMQEENADEAGKVVAVFQEGYKYKDYVIRPAMVKVAV; encoded by the coding sequence ATGAACGACAAGCAACAGGACATCAATCAAGAAGAAAAGGCCGAGCAAACGGTAGAGCAAGCGAGCGACGCGGGCAAAGAAACCGTCGAAAAGCCCAAAGCCCCCAAGAAGAACGGCCCGACGGAGAAGCAGAAACTCGCGGACGAGGTAAAACGGCTCGAAAAGGAGAATAAGGAGCAGAACGAAAAGTATCTGCGTATGCTCGCCGAGTACGACAATTACCGCAAGCGTTCGGCCGCCGACAACGAGCGGCAGAAATTGGTGGGCATCACCCAAACCTTGACCGCCGTCTTCCCCGTCATCGACAGCATCAACCGCGCCTTGGAAGTGCTCAAAGAAGACGACAAGGCCATGGCCGGCATCGTACAGATCAAAAAGCAATTCGATTTGGCCATGCAGAAGATAGGCGTGGAGCAGATACCCGCCCTCGGCGAAGCCTTCGATCCCGAAGTGCACAACGCCGTGATGCAAGAGGAGAACGCGGACGAAGCGGGCAAAGTGGTCGCCGTGTTCCAAGAGGGCTACAAATACAAAGATTACGTCATCAGACCCGCGATGGTCAAAGTGGCGGTCTAA
- the hrcA gene encoding heat-inducible transcription repressor HrcA: protein MSTLTIRKQKILCLLVARYIETAEPVSSADIKEDYGEEISSATIRAELAALEKMGYLVQPHVSAGRIPTAKAYKLFVETIPTEGPMVPQITDLKTYLDDKMDDVADVIRSTAQVLSDTTNYTSVIVVKNVGTVRVKDIKLVDLGGDKALVVIITDSGVLKDCIIDIPADMGDSYLKTSSDLLNRMFGGMTVDEIRDKMNSVEGEIQAYKDILDQIISSLERFGGGDASVFVEGTSKLLDYPEYTDEVDNMRGVLSLLEHKEELTDMVGDSDVEFSFRIGKEDGIEHGSLVSATYKVSGNREVHAGVIGPERMDYKKVIGVLQYLEMTIKSILDDKETK, encoded by the coding sequence ATGAGTACGCTGACCATTCGCAAACAAAAGATACTGTGCCTATTGGTGGCGCGTTATATCGAGACGGCCGAGCCCGTGTCGAGCGCGGACATCAAAGAGGATTATGGCGAAGAGATCAGTTCGGCCACCATTCGTGCGGAGTTGGCCGCTTTGGAGAAGATGGGCTATCTGGTGCAACCGCACGTATCCGCCGGCCGCATCCCCACCGCCAAGGCGTACAAATTGTTCGTGGAGACCATTCCCACCGAAGGGCCGATGGTGCCGCAGATTACCGACCTCAAGACCTACCTCGACGACAAGATGGACGACGTGGCCGACGTCATTCGTTCCACGGCGCAGGTGCTGTCGGATACCACCAACTACACCTCGGTCATCGTGGTCAAAAACGTGGGCACCGTGCGCGTCAAGGACATCAAATTGGTGGACTTGGGCGGCGATAAGGCGTTGGTGGTCATTATCACGGACTCGGGCGTCCTCAAGGATTGCATCATCGACATTCCCGCCGATATGGGCGATAGTTATCTCAAGACCAGTTCGGATCTGCTCAATCGTATGTTCGGCGGCATGACCGTGGACGAGATACGCGACAAGATGAATTCGGTTGAGGGCGAGATACAGGCCTACAAGGACATTTTGGACCAAATCATCTCTTCCTTGGAGCGTTTCGGCGGGGGCGACGCCTCGGTGTTCGTCGAGGGCACCAGCAAACTGCTGGACTATCCCGAGTACACGGACGAAGTGGACAATATGCGCGGCGTGCTGTCCCTACTGGAGCACAAAGAGGAACTGACGGATATGGTAGGCGATTCGGACGTCGAATTCAGCTTCCGCATCGGCAAAGAGGACGGCATCGAACACGGCTCGTTGGTGTCCGCCACCTACAAAGTGAGCGGCAACCGCGAGGTGCACGCCGGCGTCATAGGCCCCGAGCGCATGGATTACAAAAAAGTCATCGGCGTACTGCAATACTTGGAAATGACCATCAAGTCCATATTGGACGATAAGGAGACGAAATGA